In a single window of the Candidatus Cybelea sp. genome:
- a CDS encoding HoxN/HupN/NixA family nickel/cobalt transporter: MASRLFSPGHSTTRDKIVAVYAALIGLNLTAWALAFWAFSSHPILLGTAMLAYTFGLRHAVDADHISAIDNVTRKLMQQGQRPVGVGLYFSLGHSSIVVALSVGIAIGAGAVKAHLPGLQQAGEIIGTSISAAFLFLVAGINLAVLLDIVRAFRKAGKDAGAGVDDMLDRRGLIGRFFGGLIKVVDSSWKMYPIGVLFGLGFDTATEVGLLGIAAVEAGKGLPVVDILIFPLLFTAGMSLLDTTDGVLMLSTYGWAYVKPMRKLYYNMVVTLISVLVALIVGGIEAFGVFAQRLGLSGSPWNALAAVSNNFGVLGFVIVGVFAASWLVCVAVYRLRRYDRLDLEPASPAR, translated from the coding sequence ATGGCGTCGCGCCTTTTCAGCCCAGGCCACTCGACGACCCGAGACAAAATCGTCGCCGTCTACGCCGCGCTCATCGGCCTCAATCTGACCGCGTGGGCTCTGGCGTTCTGGGCATTTTCGTCTCATCCGATCCTGCTCGGCACGGCAATGCTGGCCTACACGTTCGGCTTACGCCATGCTGTCGACGCCGATCATATCTCCGCGATCGACAACGTCACGCGAAAGCTGATGCAGCAGGGCCAACGTCCGGTTGGGGTGGGTCTGTACTTCTCACTCGGCCATTCCAGCATCGTCGTTGCCCTCAGCGTAGGCATCGCGATCGGTGCCGGGGCCGTGAAAGCGCATCTGCCGGGCCTGCAACAGGCGGGCGAAATTATCGGAACCTCGATTTCTGCGGCATTCTTGTTTTTGGTCGCCGGAATCAACCTCGCCGTTCTGCTCGATATCGTTCGCGCGTTTCGCAAAGCCGGCAAAGATGCCGGTGCCGGCGTCGACGATATGCTCGACCGGCGCGGCTTGATTGGCCGCTTCTTCGGCGGGCTCATCAAAGTCGTCGATTCCAGCTGGAAGATGTACCCGATCGGCGTCCTCTTCGGTTTGGGCTTCGACACCGCAACCGAAGTCGGCTTGCTGGGCATCGCCGCCGTGGAGGCCGGGAAAGGCCTGCCGGTCGTCGACATTTTGATCTTTCCGCTGCTGTTCACGGCCGGCATGTCGCTGCTCGACACCACCGATGGAGTTCTCATGCTCAGCACATACGGCTGGGCATACGTCAAGCCGATGCGCAAGCTGTACTACAACATGGTCGTTACGCTGATCTCCGTCCTGGTCGCGCTGATCGTCGGCGGGATCGAAGCGTTCGGCGTATTCGCACAGCGCCTCGGCCTCAGCGGGTCTCCGTGGAATGCGCTCGCCGCCGTAAGCAATAATTTTGGAGTCCTCGGATTCGTCATCGTCGGCGTCTTCGCCGCCAGCTGGCTCGTCTGCGTAGCCGTGTACCGGCTGCGGCGGTACGACCGGCTCGATCTCGAGCCCGCATCCCCGGCGCGCTAG
- a CDS encoding serine hydrolase domain-containing protein produces the protein MPVRLMSLVFGVALLGASTPAPALKPISQAALQTMVDATARELMLPGALVLLRTPQGDFTAAYGTTQIGTTSRPSAGTYFRIASNTKTMTAAVIVQLAQEGKLKFGDPVSKYVAGVPNGDNITIAELLDMRSGLYDYTSSPEVAAIIDHDMSKTWTPAELLAIAFARPPNFAPDAQYEYSNTNYALLGLIVERVDRKGLAEALQQRLFGPLGLRHTALPPSNVVALPDPYSHGYLYGSSSVALLGTPPYSPAVQAAARAGTLVPNDYTNLNHSFAAAAGGVVSTADDLAIWIRALVSGRVFDAAYQQRWLESLRPEDPSKPGGQQYGYGISQLRWGSNAIYFHGGETPGYNSFMGYDPANGVALIVWTNLTVSLDDKPTANALMLKVLDQIYAESPLTPAPLPSAGP, from the coding sequence ATGCCTGTTCGGCTCATGAGTTTAGTGTTCGGCGTCGCGCTGCTCGGCGCAAGCACCCCGGCGCCGGCGCTCAAGCCGATCAGCCAAGCTGCATTGCAAACGATGGTGGACGCCACCGCCAGGGAGCTCATGCTTCCCGGCGCCCTCGTGCTTCTGCGCACGCCGCAAGGCGACTTCACGGCCGCTTACGGCACCACACAGATCGGCACGACGAGCCGGCCTTCAGCCGGCACGTACTTTCGAATTGCCTCGAACACCAAGACGATGACCGCCGCGGTGATCGTGCAGCTGGCCCAGGAAGGCAAACTCAAATTCGGCGACCCGGTTTCGAAGTACGTCGCCGGCGTGCCGAACGGCGACAACATCACAATCGCCGAACTTCTGGATATGCGCAGCGGTCTCTACGACTACACGAGCTCGCCGGAGGTCGCCGCGATCATCGACCACGATATGAGCAAAACCTGGACCCCCGCCGAACTGCTGGCGATCGCGTTTGCGCGGCCGCCCAATTTCGCTCCCGATGCGCAATACGAATACTCCAATACAAACTACGCGCTGCTGGGCCTGATCGTTGAGCGAGTCGACCGCAAAGGGTTGGCCGAAGCACTGCAGCAGCGCTTGTTCGGCCCGCTCGGCCTGCGCCACACCGCGTTGCCTCCAAGCAACGTGGTCGCACTCCCAGATCCGTATTCGCACGGGTACCTGTACGGGAGCTCCTCAGTCGCCTTACTCGGAACGCCCCCGTATTCGCCTGCGGTCCAGGCAGCGGCCCGCGCGGGAACGCTCGTGCCCAACGACTACACGAATCTGAACCACTCCTTTGCCGCCGCGGCCGGAGGTGTCGTCTCAACCGCCGACGATCTCGCGATCTGGATCAGGGCACTGGTCTCCGGCCGCGTGTTCGACGCGGCGTATCAGCAGCGCTGGCTCGAGAGCCTGCGACCCGAGGACCCGAGCAAGCCAGGCGGCCAGCAGTACGGCTACGGCATCAGCCAGCTGCGCTGGGGATCCAATGCCATCTACTTTCACGGAGGCGAGACCCCCGGCTACAATTCGTTCATGGGCTACGATCCCGCCAACGGCGTAGCGCTGATCGTGTGGACGAATCTAACCGTTTCGCTCGACGACAAACCGACGGCCAATGCGCTCATGTTAAAAGTGCTCGATCAAATTTACGCCGAGTCGCCGCTCACGCCCGCGCCGTTACCGAGCGCCGGCCCTTAA
- a CDS encoding SMP-30/gluconolactonase/LRE family protein, producing MQAAQGARVQSVRADVRFGLTPKQIESADAQRGAGYLHKSKRKATLFVSDLDADTIRLFPANKKNPTQKGAITTGIDLPVNDAVDLHGTVYVANNGNSTVTEYPFGKTSPSVTLSGAQLVFPNGIAVDKKDTVYVTSGATAGSCYVLVYPKGASTPSEQINGFDLPVGLAVDKKGNLYVADALQNVVWEVPHGSTTPRNLGLSGLDDPTGLAFDSSNSLWVTNNLSNTVLGFHLGKTSAFATITNGLSGPYSIAFEKTGTLFVGNSLHYPGDVAGYKSGKTTPFESISVPNPAGLAVYPKSKD from the coding sequence ATGCAAGCGGCGCAGGGCGCGCGCGTGCAGTCGGTCCGAGCGGACGTCCGATTCGGCTTGACTCCGAAGCAGATCGAGTCGGCCGACGCGCAACGCGGCGCGGGCTACCTCCATAAGTCCAAACGCAAGGCAACGCTGTTCGTTTCGGACCTCGATGCTGACACCATCCGTCTCTTCCCGGCGAATAAGAAGAATCCGACGCAAAAGGGTGCCATTACTACCGGCATCGATCTGCCGGTCAACGACGCGGTGGATCTCCACGGAACGGTCTACGTTGCCAATAACGGGAACAGCACGGTCACCGAGTACCCCTTCGGTAAGACGAGTCCGAGCGTGACGCTGAGCGGAGCGCAACTCGTTTTTCCCAATGGCATCGCGGTCGATAAAAAGGATACGGTTTACGTGACCAGCGGCGCGACCGCCGGATCGTGCTACGTCCTGGTCTATCCCAAAGGCGCCTCGACGCCGAGCGAACAGATTAACGGATTCGACCTCCCGGTGGGCCTCGCGGTCGACAAAAAAGGCAACCTTTACGTTGCCGATGCACTTCAAAATGTTGTTTGGGAAGTACCCCACGGTTCGACGACGCCACGTAATCTCGGCCTAAGCGGCTTAGACGATCCGACCGGCCTTGCGTTCGATTCGAGCAACAGTCTCTGGGTAACCAATAACCTAAGCAACACGGTGCTCGGCTTCCACCTCGGCAAAACGTCGGCGTTCGCCACCATCACGAATGGACTTTCGGGCCCCTACTCGATCGCATTCGAGAAAACCGGAACGCTCTTCGTGGGTAACAGCCTGCACTATCCAGGTGACGTCGCGGGTTACAAGAGCGGCAAGACGACGCCGTTCGAATCGATAAGCGTTCCGAACCCGGCCGGCCTTGCGGTGTACCCTAAGTCCAAGGACTAG
- a CDS encoding site-specific integrase, with amino-acid sequence MEGHLYQRGKTKAWYLLYDVPVAPDEKRRQRNIRIGRMPKAEAEARKRELLRRIDEGLESKPVALNTGEYVAGWLESVSHSLAAKTHERYASLLRKHVIPVIGGIQLGRVTSDHIEMIYSRLRAKGLSQRTCLHVHRVLHTAFADAVRRRKLKENVVGQLKAPRVDMHELTPVSSDQMRTLIRTAQRTRLAVPVALAAVTGLRRGELLALRWRNVRLDTRGSLYITEALEQTRRLGVRFKPPKGKSRRLIPLSREGVAILSAHKTYQEHERQRVAKPYTDNDLVFCNADGAPWPPDTFSKQFRAIAAVAGLRGFRFHDIRHAFATLTLADGRPVKEVQLLLGHSTANTTLSFYARPVEGLGREAVSKLSRSLLRNRKGSESSLPNVTKSP; translated from the coding sequence GTGGAAGGTCATCTGTACCAGCGAGGCAAGACCAAGGCTTGGTATTTGCTTTATGATGTGCCTGTTGCACCGGACGAAAAGCGCAGGCAGCGCAATATTCGGATTGGCCGGATGCCAAAGGCTGAGGCGGAAGCTCGCAAGCGCGAGTTGCTCCGACGTATCGACGAAGGGCTCGAATCCAAGCCCGTCGCGCTCAATACTGGAGAATACGTGGCCGGCTGGCTCGAGTCCGTGAGCCATTCTCTGGCTGCGAAGACTCACGAACGGTATGCGTCGCTCCTGCGCAAGCACGTAATCCCCGTGATAGGAGGGATTCAACTCGGACGGGTCACTTCCGATCACATCGAAATGATCTATAGCCGGCTTCGTGCCAAGGGCCTCTCGCAACGCACTTGCCTGCATGTGCACCGCGTGCTTCATACGGCTTTTGCCGATGCCGTGCGCAGACGAAAGCTCAAAGAAAATGTGGTCGGTCAACTGAAGGCTCCCCGCGTCGACATGCACGAGTTGACGCCGGTCAGCTCTGATCAGATGCGTACCCTGATCCGCACCGCGCAGCGCACCCGCCTGGCCGTCCCGGTGGCGCTTGCTGCAGTGACGGGTCTGCGACGCGGTGAACTGTTGGCGCTTCGTTGGCGAAATGTGCGTCTAGACACGCGGGGCTCACTGTACATCACCGAAGCGCTGGAACAGACGCGCCGACTTGGTGTGCGGTTCAAGCCGCCGAAGGGAAAGTCGCGACGGCTCATACCGCTCTCGCGTGAAGGGGTCGCCATCCTATCAGCTCACAAAACGTACCAGGAACACGAACGCCAACGCGTCGCCAAACCCTATACGGACAACGATCTGGTGTTCTGCAACGCAGACGGAGCGCCGTGGCCGCCCGATACTTTCAGTAAACAGTTTCGCGCAATCGCGGCGGTGGCCGGACTACGCGGCTTCCGTTTCCACGATATACGGCATGCATTCGCCACGCTTACGCTCGCGGATGGAAGGCCCGTCAAAGAGGTGCAGCTATTGCTGGGACACAGCACAGCTAACACGACGCTGTCCTTCTACGCTCGCCCCGTAGAAGGTCTGGGGCGCGAAGCAGTCAGCAAACTGTCCCGCTCGTTGCTCCGAAACCGGAAAGGGTCGGAGAGTTCGTTACCAAATGTTACCAAATCGCCTTAG
- a CDS encoding helix-turn-helix domain-containing protein, with amino-acid sequence MSTVVALTTRLTDRVYSMKSKPRSLTWEDAPEILTVEEASVLVRVPRNGVYAVIQAGLLPAVRLGPRRIRIAKAALKEVFHVSAEQTDVTAALNHGKA; translated from the coding sequence ATGAGCACCGTAGTCGCATTGACAACTCGCTTGACGGATCGGGTCTATTCAATGAAGTCGAAGCCGCGGTCGCTGACATGGGAAGACGCGCCAGAGATTTTGACGGTCGAAGAGGCCTCGGTTCTGGTCCGCGTCCCGCGCAATGGTGTCTACGCCGTCATTCAAGCCGGGCTGCTTCCAGCCGTTCGCCTGGGTCCGCGACGGATCCGAATTGCCAAGGCGGCGCTCAAAGAGGTTTTTCATGTTTCCGCGGAGCAGACCGACGTGACCGCCGCCTTGAACCACGGAAAGGCGTAA
- a CDS encoding transposase, with protein sequence MKKSRFTEAQIVGILKELDAGTAATELARRHGIHANTIRLWRDKYAGLETSDLARLKQLEAESARKDRVIARLTMEVDAVRELIAKNGWTPRGEKKR encoded by the coding sequence GTGAAGAAAAGTCGCTTCACCGAGGCGCAAATCGTCGGAATACTCAAGGAGCTCGATGCCGGCACAGCTGCTACCGAACTCGCGCGACGGCACGGCATTCATGCCAATACCATCCGCCTGTGGCGTGATAAGTACGCCGGCCTGGAGACCAGCGATCTGGCGCGGCTCAAACAACTCGAGGCCGAGAGCGCGCGCAAAGACCGGGTGATCGCACGACTGACGATGGAGGTCGACGCGGTCCGGGAGCTGATCGCAAAAAACGGCTGGACCCCTCGCGGCGAAAAGAAGCGGTGA